The following are encoded together in the Tursiops truncatus isolate mTurTru1 chromosome 10, mTurTru1.mat.Y, whole genome shotgun sequence genome:
- the CRIPTO gene encoding protein Cripto — MDQRKMERFSSRAFELGLVTGLGHCELARPSQGDLAFRDDGLQSREEPAIRHRPSQFVPSMGIQNSKELNRTCCLNGGTCMLGSFCACPPSFYGRNCEHDMRKENCGSVPHDTWLPRKCSMCKCWHGQFRCFPQPFLPGCDGHVMDEHLTASGTPELALSACAFMLPGICLAIQSYY, encoded by the exons ATGGACCAAAGAAAGATGGAGCGCTTTTCTTCCAG AGCATTTGAACTGGGATTAGTCACTG GATTGGGCCACTGTGAACTTGCCCGCCCATCACAGGGAGACCTGGCCTTCAGAGACGATGGCCTTCAGTCCCGGGAGGAGCCTGCAATTCGTCATCGGCCTTCCCAGTTTGTACCATCCATGGGAATCCAGAACA GTAAGGAGCTAAACAGAACCTGCTGTCTGAATGGGGGAACCTGCATGCTGGGGTCCTTTTGTGCCTGCCCCCCCTCTTTCTATGGACGGAACTGTGAGCATGACATGCGCAAAGA GAACTGTGGATCTGTGCCCCATGACACCTGGCTGCCCAGAAAGTGTTCCATGTGTAAATGCTGGCACGGCCAGTTCCGCTGCTTTCCTCAGCCTTTCCTACCTGGTTGTG ATGGCCATGTGATGGATGAGCACCTCACAGCTTCCGGGACTCCAGAATTAGCGCTGTCTGCATGTGCTTTTATGCTACCTGGCATCTGCCTTGctatacaaagttattattaA